Part of the Williamwhitmania sp. genome, CCCGATTATGGCATTATTACCAATATTGGAAAAGCCCATTTGGAAGGTTTTGGCTCGGTTGAAGGGATTATGGAAGGGAAAGGTGAACTCTACGACTTTTTAAGTAGACACGGCGGCCTCGCCTTTTACAATGCTGATAGCACTCTTTTATCCAAAATGGTTAGTACCCGCACAAAAATGAGAACTTTGCCATATTCAAAGGAAGTATTAGGTGCAACTGTGGTGGATTCACCCGCAGAATCACCCTATCTTTGTGTTGAGATTGAGGATATTGGCTTGGTAAATACTCATCTCTTTGGCGATTATAATGTGGAGAATATACTTGCCGCCGCTTCAGTAGGACGCTACTTTGGCATTGCAAATAGAATGATTAAGGAGGCGATTGAGGGTTTTGTACCGAGCAATAATCGGTCACAAATTGCCAAAACAGCTCACAACATAGTATTGCTCGATTGTTATAATGCAAATCCTTCAAGCATGCGTTCGGCACTTGCTGGAGTGGTACAAGTCGATCATCCAAGCAAGGTTGCTATTTTGGGAGATATGCTTGAATTAGGTAATTTCTCCTTGGCAGAACATAAGGAGATGGTTGAACTTGCTCTGCAATGTGGGTTTCAAAAGATTCTCCTAGTGGGGCCAATGTTTACAAAAGCTTCTGAAGGTATTTCCCTTCTAAGCTTTAATAGTTACAAGGAGTTGGAGAAACATTTGGAGGAGATGCCCGTTATTAACTCATTTGTATTAGTAAAAGGTTCTAGAGGAATTCAACTGGAGCGTATATTTGATAAACTTTAAAATATTGTAATGGAACACGGTAATAGAACGATGGATCCCCTGGTGGGTAGGTTGATGGGTTTGCGCTACAAGTCTCACCCTTGGCATGGAATAAGTTTGGGGAAGACAGCTCCGAATGTTGTTGCCGCTTTCATTGAGATGGTGCCAACCGATACGGTTAAGTATGAAGTCGATAAGGTTACTGGTTACTTAAGGATTGATAGACCTCAAAAATACTCAAATGTAATTCCAGCCCTCTATGGATTTTTGCCACAAACATACTGTGGTGATTCAGTGGCTCAACTTAGTCGGGAACGTTTAAACAATGAAAAGATAAATGGAGATGGTGATCCTCTTGATGTTTGCATCCTAACTGAGAAAGTGATTACTCACGGCGATATAATCGTAGATGCAAAACCTATTGGTGGTTTTCGTATGATTGATGGTGATGAAGCAGACGATAAGATAATTGCCGTTCTTAACAATGATGCAGTTTACGGCAGCTACACCGATATTCAGGATGTTCCAACATTGGTTATCGATAGGTTACGCCATTACTTCCTTACTTACAAGGATCTGCCAGGCGAAAAGCGCAATTGTGAAATCACCCATGTCTATGGAATTGAGGAGGCTCATGAAGTAATTCGAAGGGCAATGGAGGACTATACTAAGCGGTTCAGTAACTTGGAATCGATGCTCTACCTCTAGGAGTTGTCGTCACAACAACTAAATAAAAGAGGTCGCATCATAGAATGCGGCCTCTTTTATTTTGGAGTATACATACCTTTTAAGGGAGAACCCTAGATGTAAAGGTAGCGTTTGATTTTTTGTGTAGGTGTTTTTTCAAATGGCTCAGATTGAATTACAACAACTGAAAGCCGTGATGAACGATTTACCTGATTGTTGACGTAGGCCTGAAGTTCAGCAAGCACTTCATCAACTTTTCTCTCCATTTCCTGCTGGAAATTTGCTGCAGCCATCTTCATTTCCTGATATTTCTGCTCAAACTCCATCTGATTTAGATTAACCTTGGCAATCAACTTTCCCTTCATTTCGTAAACAAGCGAATCCATTACCAGCTGATGTCGATTAAGGATGGCCTCAATATCTTCTGGGTAGATGTTCTCTCCATTGGGACCAAGAATTATATTTTTTAATCTACCGCAAATATATAGGTAGCCATTGGGCTGTAACTTTCCAAGGTCCCCAGTCTTCAACCAGCCTTCAGGGGTAATCAACTCATTGGTAAGCTCTGGTAATTT contains:
- a CDS encoding inorganic pyrophosphatase, producing MEHGNRTMDPLVGRLMGLRYKSHPWHGISLGKTAPNVVAAFIEMVPTDTVKYEVDKVTGYLRIDRPQKYSNVIPALYGFLPQTYCGDSVAQLSRERLNNEKINGDGDPLDVCILTEKVITHGDIIVDAKPIGGFRMIDGDEADDKIIAVLNNDAVYGSYTDIQDVPTLVIDRLRHYFLTYKDLPGEKRNCEITHVYGIEEAHEVIRRAMEDYTKRFSNLESMLYL
- the murF gene encoding UDP-N-acetylmuramoyl-tripeptide--D-alanyl-D-alanine ligase, which encodes MKDKIDPICNGVFYFGNMENIEKIYSFLVNGGKAVIDSRLVEEGDVFFALKGETVDGNLFAKEALAKGAAIAVIDNPSQAAEGAILVPDSLKCLQRVAHYHRKQLGIPVLAITGSNGKTTTKELLSAVLSKKFFVTFTKGNLNNHIGVPLTILSFDRNSEFGVVEMGANHKREIGELAEIAEPDYGIITNIGKAHLEGFGSVEGIMEGKGELYDFLSRHGGLAFYNADSTLLSKMVSTRTKMRTLPYSKEVLGATVVDSPAESPYLCVEIEDIGLVNTHLFGDYNVENILAAASVGRYFGIANRMIKEAIEGFVPSNNRSQIAKTAHNIVLLDCYNANPSSMRSALAGVVQVDHPSKVAILGDMLELGNFSLAEHKEMVELALQCGFQKILLVGPMFTKASEGISLLSFNSYKELEKHLEEMPVINSFVLVKGSRGIQLERIFDKL